CAAATGACCTCAAAAGGCAATATGAAATTCAAGCTTACTAAAAAAGACCCATCATGCGGTGCTCGTCGAGGGACACTGACAACCCCCCACGGCACTATCGAAACCCCCATTTTCATGCCGGTCGGCACCCATGCCGCCATGAAGGCAATGACTCCAGCGCAGGTCACTGAGACCGGTGCGCAGATCATCCTCTCGAACACATATCATCTTCATCTCCGGCCCGGCGAAGAACTTGTTGCCAAGGCCGGGGGACTGCACAGCTTCATGGCGTGGGACGGCCCGATTCTCACCGACTCCGGCGGGTTCCAGGTTTTCTCTCTTCCCAACAAGCGGATAACCGAGGACGGGGCATACTTCAAACATGAGGTGACCGGAGAAGAAGTATTCCTCGACCCGGCAAGGGCCATAGCGATACAGGAAGCACTTGGCGCCGACATTATCATGGCTTTTGACGAGTGCATTCCGTATCCCTGCGACCGCCAGTACGCGGCGAAATCAACCCGCAAGACCCTCCGTTGGGCCGAGCAGTGCAAAAAAGCACAGACGCGAAAGGATCAGGCGCTCTTCGGCATTGTCCAGGGGAGCGTATTTGAGGACCTTCGTGCCATGTGCGCCAAGGAACTGGTGCAACTGGACCTGCCCGGTTACGCCATCGGCGGCGTTTCCGTCGGCGAAGGGCTGGAGCTTCTGAAAAGAGTAGTAGAGTACACGGCTCCATTCCTGCCGGAAAACAAACCCCGCTACCTCATGGGCGTGGGACTTCCCGAGGATATCCTTGAAAGCGTAGAGAGGGGTATGGACATGTTCGACTGTGTCATCCCGACCCGCTACGCCCGCAGTGCCACCCTTTTCACCAACAGGGGGAGGATACGCCTCACCAACCGCAAGTACCGGCGCGATTTTTATCCGATTGAGCCGAACTGCACCTGTTACACTTGCCGAAACTTCACGAGGGCCTACCTGCACCATCTCTTCAACGCCAATGAAGTCCTCTCGGCGATACTCGCCAGCATCCATAACGTTCACTTTTATCTAAACATGATGGCGGAAATCCGCACTGCCATCGAGAACGGACGTTTTTCCGACTACAAGCGTGGCTTTCTGGAATCATATCTCAAGGGCGGATAGCCAATAGGCGAATATTATTGCTTTGCACGGGGCATCCAAACGGATGCCCCGTTATGTTTTACGACGGGAGAGTCAACATGAAAAATGAGGGCGCAGGATTCGAGAAGATCATGGAAATCATGCGACGGTTGCGGGGACCGGGTGGCTGCCCCTGGGATGCGGAACAAACCCATGAATCCCTGAAGAGGTATCTGCTGGAGGAATCCTACGAGGTAATTGAGGCTATTGACGCCGGATCGTCCAAAATGCTCCGGGAAGAACTGGGAGACCTGATACTGCAACCGGTGTTCCACGCCGTAATCGCAGAAGAGCGAGGCACGTTCTCCATGGACGAGGTGCTTTCGGGACTGGCGGAGAAGCTTGTGAACCGTCATCCCCATGTATTCGGCGACCAGGTCATAAAAAGCAGCCGGGAACAATTGGAAAACTGGGAGCGCCTCAAGCAGAAAGAAAAGAAGGATGAGCGGAAATCGGCCCTGTCCGGGGTCCCCCCGCACCTTCCAGCTCTCATGAAAGCACAGAAAGTGACTGAGAAGGCAGCGCGGGTCGGCTTCGATTGGTCCCACGTGGATGAAGTATTTGCCAAGGTAATGGAAGAACTGCACGAGTTTGAGGAGACAATGATAGCCGGCGACCAGGAGCGGATGGAGGCGGAATTGGGCGACCTTCTTTTCGCCATCGTCAACCTCGGGAGGTTTCTCTCCATCGATCCGGAAGAGGCCCTCCGGAAAACCATTACCCGCTTCACGACACGATTCGGCCATATTGAAAGCACATTGCACGCGCGGGGAGTTTCAATGAAAGACGCTTCTCTGGATGAGATGGAAGCACTGTGGGATGAAGCGAAAAAGCGGGAACGGGGAGAAGAATAACTCCATTGTTACGTCTTTTCAACACTGTAACCGATTTTCCACATTTTCTGTGCATAACCTGTGAACAACAGTGTTGATGAATAGTCAAAGG
The nucleotide sequence above comes from Geobacter benzoatilyticus. Encoded proteins:
- the tgt gene encoding tRNA guanosine(34) transglycosylase Tgt, with translation MKFKLTKKDPSCGARRGTLTTPHGTIETPIFMPVGTHAAMKAMTPAQVTETGAQIILSNTYHLHLRPGEELVAKAGGLHSFMAWDGPILTDSGGFQVFSLPNKRITEDGAYFKHEVTGEEVFLDPARAIAIQEALGADIIMAFDECIPYPCDRQYAAKSTRKTLRWAEQCKKAQTRKDQALFGIVQGSVFEDLRAMCAKELVQLDLPGYAIGGVSVGEGLELLKRVVEYTAPFLPENKPRYLMGVGLPEDILESVERGMDMFDCVIPTRYARSATLFTNRGRIRLTNRKYRRDFYPIEPNCTCYTCRNFTRAYLHHLFNANEVLSAILASIHNVHFYLNMMAEIRTAIENGRFSDYKRGFLESYLKGG
- the mazG gene encoding nucleoside triphosphate pyrophosphohydrolase; translated protein: MKNEGAGFEKIMEIMRRLRGPGGCPWDAEQTHESLKRYLLEESYEVIEAIDAGSSKMLREELGDLILQPVFHAVIAEERGTFSMDEVLSGLAEKLVNRHPHVFGDQVIKSSREQLENWERLKQKEKKDERKSALSGVPPHLPALMKAQKVTEKAARVGFDWSHVDEVFAKVMEELHEFEETMIAGDQERMEAELGDLLFAIVNLGRFLSIDPEEALRKTITRFTTRFGHIESTLHARGVSMKDASLDEMEALWDEAKKRERGEE